One window of the Sebastes umbrosus isolate fSebUmb1 chromosome 1, fSebUmb1.pri, whole genome shotgun sequence genome contains the following:
- the LOC119485036 gene encoding uncharacterized protein KIAA1755-like — translation MNPESLDSSIQGALSALFPPFEATAPIVLCQLFRTIEERYHGDALHCLLDFLIPSKHLLESVQQAACAGYSDVVFRCEGWPLCLHDKTVIQLAPVNPLLLRPGDFYLQVEPFGDQAARVVLKSLLEEGCREVEETPVPETSYPCIFTEEWLRDINEGRQGTPLSRCLLCTDQGVIKLPWAKIAIPEFLDKPKIMPTYREAPPEPKQIAVPTHFNSSTLPMEAIFLPAKDRMPSSLRSADKLVKMDYERRTPKSCSRPLIKPVGWVSPNTWDSRNYREIEGDYVDLVDIAKGKEFVDKQRGSHPHPPNSALFKPVRPPPPVPLGVPCGRTLQCKDEPCTPCSQRQLGHEPTDHDLKCRYRDSYVAALRNPVAFERGSVDFLAALEEVGLCEECELRPKGAFEAQRDELGNFCNHCNKPVLSKELCQYRHGCEPTAESHLKDLPTSSESENLMKESPTILKSTPGLSQSHKVQMKLISHQSGHNASVHPDGDVQPHQKVEVVTPSGKHKVKVRSLSTVSETSKGSPLLYKVNNRSHSDICPETISSIMQCKKSELLDQVTLKLERLKTLKKDSQSSRSETPSAADGPDSKLHHSKTEKPSPAQVQLPSAGSDSPQPPQTKESGLRGVSGLLELGIISLPGSRDRTGRAVVEVHGGRKEWTSPLVSAQTVCELLLYLLSIPRKEVRELGMTLVINARKKPPSPHLYKALLMAQEQALHAVHSIVMLVDKDTCPRPEKQPGLQMDIVTSMKALNKTVEASQLTSDLGGTFTYSHTDWLQFHQRLVSFMTELRGADSLLQKAIKKVDGSKKIDTAQEVQQCIEEQRASMKEVLEDTRLVTLQREGGALLARMRREEFRFPQSEDYRDALESVTSLYNQVEEKLHTLVMRSNESLQHLEFLFRLREMEANISTAGMWFNTEGEQGLKDSYITDDTLVCTEKALQDFDVFFTQSKEKQQYALTLVTEAEGLVGTSDSCPATDVFRTLVSTFKSNMDDFMLRAERRHKELDKLVHVHRFCEQASGLATECTPFLEQVEQGCYSAQALKTLQMYEERLGGEFSTQHFQALKAKACAVGSGASGVMGVWNSAWVRCQEVRQRLEEMQKKERGVDKNQIQRGTAANLQGEDGGVEKEDKRSEVGEDECLLTLQPTSQEEVVNISEGEGESTAAACFNLHLKPDLKGESQAQKLPEAAVQNEKKIKIFPPQNTDCHPESKQRPRVHNSEADLRSRHSVGGGNDFPSHQPLGRSLSEGSNASSHLTSISGFSPLNVRHKHCQSGTPLLELNPQPVQNLPVSHNESLRSGNLSCDSKGDSNEEEGGGCTVSTQSPKESRTQETLLTPAENNGSNVLKLRRIMEELLSTEREYVKALGYVREHYFPELERPDVPQDLRGQRGSIFGNLEKLHDFHRHHFLDELESCVNEPFRVGRCFLRHRENFALYALYSKNKPQSDSLLINHGQAFFKQKQLKLGDKMDLWSYLLKPVQRISKYSLLLQDMMRECGPGQTREMAEVKAALEVVHFQLRHGNNLLAMDAIHHCDVNLKEQGQLIRQDEFLVTFRKKKCLRHIFLFQELILFSKTRKTDVGNETYIYKQSFKTSDVGMTQNSGDSGLCFEIWFRKRKTQDTYTLQADSREVKDAWAKALERILWEQAVHNREVRMQERVFMGIGNKPFMDIKPSDAAISDRAVNYVLVGRENRVLSSVGSRGSQDGLPGGRPKSVGSGSSSSSSSSSGRGSLSPVGYMCGPKRRSGLGGYVSPPGALEEDDLDHETGSHNLLLDSSESSGESVSGFSSSSHSYHSAVGGEVEDVITVKDAAVAHGAEASAVVHKPNALAGFPEKIQPPVAPKPKIKPPYQAQDLSCGKVQNTSVGKSTEV, via the exons ATAGAGGAGCGTTACCATGGTGATGCGTTACACTGTCTGCTGGACTTCCTCATCCCATCCAAACACCTGCTGGAGAGCGTCCAACAGGCAGCATGT GCTGGATACTCTGATGTGGTTTTCCGCTGTGAGGGCTGGCCTCTGTGTCTCCATGACAAGACCGTCATCCAGTTAGCGCCCGTGAACCCTCTGCTGCTGCGTCCTGGAGACTTCTATCTGCAGGTGGAACCTTTCGGGGACCAAGCGGCTCGCGTTGTCCTCAAAAGTCTCCTGGAGGAGGGTTGTCGAGAAGTGGAGGAGACCCCCGTCCCCGAGACCTCCTACCCCTGCATCTTCACCGAGGAATGGCTGCGGGACATCAATGAAGGACGCCAAGGCACTCCTCTGTCACGTTGCTTGCTTTGCACGGATCAAGGGGTGATCAAGTTGCCCTGGGCTAAAATCGCCATCCCAGAGTTTTTAGACAAGCCTAAGATCATGCCTACTTATCGGGAAGCTCCACCTGAACCAAAACAGATCGCAGTTCCCACCCATTTCAACTCCTCCACCCTCCCGATGGAAGCCATTTTTCTTCCTGCGAAAGACAGGATGCCATCATCTTTGAGATCTGCGgacaaacttgtcaaaatggATTATGAAAGACGAACCCCCAAATCATGCTCCAGGCCTTTAATCAAACCTGTTGGTTGGGTTTCTCCTAACACCTGGGACAGTCGTAACTATCGAGAGATTGAGGGCGATTATGTAGACCTGGTGGATATTGCCAAAGGGAAGGAGTTTGTGGATAAACAGAGAGGCAGCCATCCACATCCACCTAATTCAGCTTTGTTTAAACCTGTCAGACCACCGCCACCTGTACCACTTGGTGTTCCCTGTGGACGCACCCTTCAGTGTAAAGACGAGCCTTGCACGCCATGCAGCCAGAGACAGCTGGGGCATGAGCCCACTGATCACGACTTGAAGTGTCGGTACAGAGACTCGTACGTGGCAGCACTGAGAAACCCAGTCGCTTTTGAGAGGGGGAGCGTAGACTTCCTGGCCGCCCTGGAGGAGGTCGGCCTTTGCGAAGAGTGCGAGCTAAGACCCAAGGGTGCATTTGAAGCTCAAAGAGACGAACTTGGAAACTTTTGCAACCACTGTAATAAACCTGTGTTAAGTAAGGAGCTCTGCCAATACAGACACGGCTGTGAACCAACAGCAGAGTCTCACCTCAAAGACCTTCCCACGAGTTCTGAATCAGAAAACCTCATGAAGGAATCACCcacgattttgaaatcaaccCCAGGATTGAGCCAGAGTCATAAGGTTCAGATGAAACTTATTTCCCACCAGTCGGGACACAATGCCAGCGTGCATCCAGATGGTGACGTTCAACCACATCAGAAAGTGGAGGTTGTGACGCCATCGGGAAAACACAAAGTCAAGGTTAGGTCTCTGTCCACTGTGTCGGAGACTTCTAAAGGGAGTCCACTTCTCTATAAAGTCAACAACAGGAGCCACAGTGACATCTGCCCGGAGACAATCAGCAGCATAATGCAGTGTAAGAAAAGTGAACTGTTGGATCAGGTGACCTTGAAGCTGGAAAGACTGAAGACCCTTAAAAAAG ACTCACAGTCAAGTAGGAGTGAAACTCCCTCCGCCGCAGATGGACCAGACTCCAAACTCCATCACTCAAAGACAGAAAAGCCATCTCCTGCACAAGTTCAACTACCTTCTGCAGGTTCTGACTCTCCTCAGCCTCCACAAACCAAGGAATCAGGCTTGAGAGGCGTCAGTGGTCTGCTTGAACTGGGCATTATTAGTCTGCCAG GCAGCAGGGACAGGACAGGCAGGGCGGTGGTGGAGGTCCACGGTGGCAGAAAGGAGTGGACTTCCCCTCTTGTGTCAGCCCAGACTGTCTGTGAATTACTGCTCTACTTACTCTCCATACCAAG GAAAGAAGTGCGAGAGCTGGGAATGACTCTGGTCATCAATGCCAGGAAGAAGCCTCCTTCACCTCACCTCTACAAAGCTCTGCTGATGGCCCAG GAGCAAGCTCTCCATGCCGTCCACAGTATCGTGATGCTGGTGGATAAAGACACTTGTCCTCGACCTGAAAAACAGCCAGGGTTACAG ATGGACATAGTGACTTCTATGAAAGCCCTCAACAAGACAGTCGAAGCTTCCCAGCTGACCTCTGACTTGGGAGGGACCTTTACTTACAGTCATACCGACTGGCTGCAGTTCCATCAG AGACTGGTTTCTTTCATGACTGAGCTACGAGGGGCAGACAGCTTGTTGCAGAAGGCCATCAAGAAAGTGGACGGCAGCAAAAAGATAGACACCGCCCAG GAAGTGCAGCAATGCATCGAGGAACAGAGGGCCTCAATGAAAGAGGTGCTGGAAGACACTCGACTGGTGACTCtgcaaagagaaggaggagctTTACTGGCCAGAATGAGGAGGGAGGAGTTCAGATTTCCACAGTCTGAGGACTACAG AGATGCTCTGGAGTCAGTGACCAGTCTGTACAACCAGGTGGAGGAGAAGCTCCACACTCTGGTGATGAGGTCAAATGAGTCACTGCAGCACCTGGAGTTTCTCTTCAGGCTCCGAGAGATGGAGGCCAACATTAGCACG GCTGGGATGTGGTTCAACACAGAAGGCGAACAGGGACTGAAGGACTCTTACATAACAGACGATACCCTGGTGTGCACTGAAAAGGCCTTGCAGgactttgatgtttttttcactcAGTCTAAG GAGAAACAACAGTACGCCCTGACCCTAGTGACGGAGGCAGAGGGACTTGTTGGCACGAGTGATTCCTGTCCTGCTACAGATGTTTTTCGGACTCTGGTCAGCACTTTCAAATCCAATATGGATGACTTTATGTTGCGTGCAGAACGGAGGCACAAAGAACTGGACAAACTGGTGCATGTGCACCGCTTCTGTGAACAG gCGTCTGGCCTGGCCACAGAATGCACTCCTTTTTTGGAGCAGGTAGAGCAGGGGTGTTACTCAGCTCAGGCCCTGAAAACACTCCAGATGTATGAAGAGAGATTAGGTGGGGAATTCTCCACCCAGCACTTCCAGGCTCTGAAAGCTAAGGCCTGTGCCGTGGGATCAGGGGCCTCGGGGGTGATGGGAGTGTGGAATTCAGCCTGGGTCCGGTGCCAAGAAGTTAGGCAGCGTCTTGAGGAGATGCAAAAGAAGGAGAGGGGAGTAGATAAGAACCAGATCCAGCGGGGCACAGCTGCAAACCTTCAAGGGGAAGATGGAGGAGTGGAGAAGGAGGACAAGAGGAGTGAGGTGGGGGAGGATGAATGCCTCCTGACCCTGCAGCCGACCTCTCAGGAAGAGGTAGTCAATATCTCAGAAGGTGAAGGAGAAAGCACCGCTGCTGCGTGCTTCAACCTCCATTTAAAACCTGACTTGAAAGGAGAATCTCAAGCGCAGAAATTACCTGAAGCAGCAgttcaaaatgagaaaaaaattaaaattttccCCCCACAAAACACTGACTGTCATCCAGAAAGCAAACAGAGGCCAAGAGTGCACAACAGCGAGGCAGATCTGAGGAGCAGACACTCAGTTGGAGGGGGCAATGATTTTCCATCGCACCAACCTTTGGGTCGGTCCCTGAGCGAGGGCTCGAATGCGAGCTCTCATTTGACGAGCATCTCGGGTTTTTCACCTTTGAATGTAAGGCACAAACACTGTCAGAGCGGAACACCGCTGCTGGAACTGAATCCGCAGCCCGTCCAGAATCTGCCTGTTTCCCATAACGAGAGTTTACGGTCAGGAAACCTAAGCTGCGACTCAAAAGGAGACAGTAATgaagaggagggtggaggaTGCACAGTCTCCACCCAGAGCCCTAAAGAGTCAAGGACCCAAGAGACATTACTCACACCAGCAGAAAACAATGGCAGCAATGTTTT GAAGCTGCGGAGGATCATGGAGGAGCTGCTGTCCACAGAGAGGGAGTACGTGAAGGCTCTGGGTTACGTTCGAGAGCACTACTTCCCCGAGCTGGAGAGGCCCGACGTCCCTCAGGACCTCAGGGGCCAGCGGGGGAGCATCTTCGGCAACTTAGAGAAACTCCACGACTTCCACCGACATCACTTCCTGGATGAGCTGGAGAGCTGCGTGAACGAACCCTTCAGAGTGGGACGCTGCTTCCTACGCCAT agagagaacTTTGCTTTGTATGCCCTTTACAGCAAGAACAAACCACAGTCTGATAGTCTTCTCATCAATCATGGACAGGCTTTCTTCAAG CAAAAGCAGCTGAAGCTGGGGGATAAGATGGACCTGTGGTCGTACCTGCTGAAGCCCGTGCAGCGGATCAGTAAGtacagcctgctgctgcaggaCATGATGAGGGAGTGCGGTCCGGGACAGACCAGAGAGATGGCTGAGGTCAAGGCCGCCCTGGAGGTCGTCCACTTCCAGCTCCGCCACGGAAACAACCTGCTGGCCATGGACGCCATCCACCACTGTGAC GTTAATCTGAAGGAGCAGGGGCAGCTGATACGCCAGGATGAGTTCTTGGTGACATTCAGGAAGAAAAAATGTTTACGCCACATTTTCCTCTTTCAAGAGCTCATTCTCTTTAGCAAAACCAGGAAGACGGACGTAGGAAATGAGACATACATCTACAAACAGTCTTTCAAg ACGTCCGATGTGGGCATGACCCAGAACAGCGGTGACAGTGGCCTGTGTTTTGAGATCTGGTTCAGGAAGCGGAAAACCCAGGACACGTACACACTTCAAGCAGACAGCCGGGAGGTGAAGGACGCCTGGGCCAAGGCCCTGGAGCGGATCCTGTGGGAGCAGGCAGTACACAACAGAG aGGTCCGTATGCAGGAGAGAGTGTTCATGGGTATTGGAAACAAGCCCTTCATGGACATCAAGCCCAGTGATGCAGCTATCAGTGACAGAGCCGTCAACTACGTACTGGTGGGAAGAG AAAACAGGGTGCTCTCCTCTGTGGGATCACGCGGTTCACAGGACGGGCTTCCTGGTGGTCGGCCAAAATCGGTTGGTTCAGGAAGCagctcgtcttcctcctcttcctctggaaGAGGTTCCCTGTCCCCCGTGGGATACATGTGTGGGCCAAAGCGGAGGTCAGGTCTTGGAGGATACGTATCGCCTCCTGGAGCTCTGGAGGAGGACGACCTGGACCATGAGACTGGGAGTCACAACTTATTGT TGGACAGCTCCGAGTCGTCAGGAGAGAGCGTGAGCGGCTTCAGCAGCTCCAGTCACAGCTACCACTCTGCTGtcggaggagaggtggaggacgTGATCACTGTTAAAGACGCAGCGGTCGCTCACGGAGCTGAAGCCTCTGCAGTCGTCCACAAACCAAATGCTCTGGCAGGATTCCCAGAAAAAATCCAACCACCAGTTGCACCCAAACCCAAGATCAAACCACCATACCAGGCCCAGGATCTGTCCTGTGGCAAG GTTCAAAACACTAGCGTTGGAAAATCCACTGAGGTTTGA